In the Thermomicrobiales bacterium genome, GAGAGGTCTTCGGCTTCCTCGGGCCAAATGGGGCCGGGAAGACGACATCGGTCAAGATGCTGATGGGGCTGACGCGGCCAACCTCGGGTGTGGCGCATCTGCTCGGCCGGCCGCTGGGTGATCGAAACGCGCGCCGCCGGATCGGCTTCCTCCCCGAGCTATTTCGCTTCCACGACTGGCTGACCGGGGAAGAGTTACTGGAGCTGCATGCCCAGCTTTACGGCATGGCCGAGCCCGAGCGTCGCCGACGGATCCCCGAAGTGTTGCAGCAGGTTGGGATGTACGGTCGGCGTGCCGAGCGGCTTCGATCCTACTCGAAGGGCATGCAGCAGCGCATTGGTCTGGCGCAGGCGCTGCTGCCGGATCCGAAGCTTGTCATCCTTGACGAGCCGACGTCTGCTCTTGACCCGATTGGGCGGCTGGATGTCCGCACGATCATTCAGTCGCTTCGCGCCGAGGGAACGACCGTGTTCCTCAACTCTCACCTGCTGTCCGAAGTTGAGTCGGTCTGCGATCGTGTCGCGATTATCAATCGCGGGCGCGTCGTGGCGGCCGGCTCGATGCGCGATCTCCTGAATCGCGAGCTCCTCGTCGAGCTCCGTCTTGGACGGCTTGACGACGACGTCCGGCGAATTATCGAGCGATACGGAGGAGTCCGGCATATCGTGAACGATCCCGGCCGGCCTCCCGTGATCACGGTCGAGGCGCGAGACGAGGAAACGGTGGCGCTGCTGATCGACGCGCTGGTCGCGGCGGCAGTGCCAGTCTACGGCGCGACCCCGCATCACCTCAGCCTTGAGGAACTATTCTTCGAGGTCGTTGAGACGACACCGGAACGGGCGGAGGCATGAGAGTCCTCCTGATCGCCCGACTGACGTTTAGCGAGGCCTTTCGACGCAAGATGATTCTTGCAGTGCTGCTGTTGAGCGTTCTGTTCCTGGCGCTCTATGTCTTCGGTTTCCAGATCTTCCGCGAGGATATGCTCCAGTATCGCCAAGAGCGACTGGGGCGGGCGCAGGATCTCCTCCCATATGATGTGCAGGCGAGCGCGATGGTGCTGCTCGGCCTCTACACCGTCAATTTTCTGGCGGGGATCATGACGATCTTCGCCGCCGTCGGCGCGATCTCTGGAGAGATCGAGGCCGGCACGTTTCAG is a window encoding:
- a CDS encoding ABC transporter ATP-binding protein, whose protein sequence is MTIGDGGEHSSGGDRGTLRSAHLAIETGSLRKVFGSFVAVDDLTIAVGQGEVFGFLGPNGAGKTTSVKMLMGLTRPTSGVAHLLGRPLGDRNARRRIGFLPELFRFHDWLTGEELLELHAQLYGMAEPERRRRIPEVLQQVGMYGRRAERLRSYSKGMQQRIGLAQALLPDPKLVILDEPTSALDPIGRLDVRTIIQSLRAEGTTVFLNSHLLSEVESVCDRVAIINRGRVVAAGSMRDLLNRELLVELRLGRLDDDVRRIIERYGGVRHIVNDPGRPPVITVEARDEETVALLIDALVAAAVPVYGATPHHLSLEELFFEVVETTPERAEA